A region from the Ammospiza caudacuta isolate bAmmCau1 chromosome 4, bAmmCau1.pri, whole genome shotgun sequence genome encodes:
- the ATP6V1B1 gene encoding V-type proton ATPase subunit B, kidney isoform isoform X2, which produces MAATKVTAAATELAAAREHGLAVTRDFHSNPRLTYRTVCGVNGPLVVLDNVKFAQYAEIVNFTLPNGTTRSGQVLEVMGAKAIVQVFEGTSGIDAKATTCEFTGDILRTPVSEDMLGRVFNGSAKPIDSGPPVMAEDFLDINGQPINPHGRIYPEEMIQTGISPIDVMNSIARGQKIPIFSAAGLPHNEIAAQICRQAGLVKKSKDVVDFHEDNFAIVFAAMGVNMETARFFKSDFEQNGSMENVCLFLNLANDPTIERIITPRLALTTAEFLAYQCEKHVLVILTDMSSYAEALREVSAAREEVPGRRGFPGYMYTDLATIYERAGRVEGRNGSITQIPILTMPNDDITHPIPDLTGFITEGQIYVDRQLHNRQYACYAIGKDVQAMKAVVGEEALSADDLLYLEFLHKFEKHFISQGPYENRSIFESLDIGWQLLRIFPKQLLKRIPENILAEFYPREAKVPEQGTAL; this is translated from the exons CCTACAGGACAGTGTGCGGTGTCAACGGGCCCCTGGTGGTGCTGGACAACGTCAAG TTCGCCCAGTACGCCGAGATCGTGAACTTCACCCTGCCCAACGGCACCACCCGCAGCGGGCAGGTGCTGGAGGTGATGGGCGCCAAGGCCATCGTGCAG GTGTTTGAGGGCACATCGGGCATCGATGCCAAGGCCACAACGTGCGAGTTCACGGGGGACATCCTGCGCACGCCGGTGTCCGAGGACATGCTGG gccGGGTGTTCAACGGCTCCGCCAAACCCATCGACAGCGGCCCCCCGGTGATGGCCGAGGACTTCCTGGACATCAACG GCCAGCCCATCAACCCCCACGGGCGGATCTATCCTGAGGAGATGATCCAGACCGGGATCTCTCCCATCGACGTCATGAACAGCATCGCCCGCGGACAGAAAATTCCCATCTTCTCCGCTGCCGGGCTGCCCCACAACGAG ATTGCAGCACAGATCTGCCGCCAGGCCGGGCTGGTGAAGAAATCTAAGGATGTGGTGGATTTCCATGAGGACAACTTTGCCATCGTCTTTGCAGCCATGGGG GTGAACATGGAGACCGCGCGGTTCTTCAAGTCGGACTTCGAGCAGAACGGCTCCATGGAGAATGTCTGCCTCTTCCTCAACCTGGCCAACGACCCCAC GATTGAGAGGATCATCACGCCGCGGCTGGCACTGACCACGGCCGAGTTCCTGGCGTACCAGTGTGAGAAGCACGTGCTGGTCATCCTGACCGACATGAGCTCCTACGCTGAGGCCCTCAGAGAG GTgtcagcagccagggaggaggtcCCGGGCCGCCGTGGCTTCCCTGGCTACATGTACACGGACCTGGCCACCATCTACGAGCGCGCTGGGCGCGTGGAGGGCAGGAACGGCTCCATCACCCAGATCCCCATCCTCACCATGCCCAATGATG ACATCACCCACCCCATCCCTGACCTGACTGGCTTCATCACCGAGGGCCAGATCTACGTCGACCGGCAGCTCCACAACCGCCAG TATGCCTGCTATGCCATCGGGAAGGACGTGCAGGCCATGAAGGCCGTGGTGGGTGAGGAGGCCCTGTCCGCCGACGACCTCCTGTACCTGGAGTTTCTGCACAAGTTCGAGAAGCACTTCATCTCCCAGG GTCCCTATGAGAACCGGAGCATTTTCGAGTCGCTGGACATCGGCTGGCAGCTCCTGCGCATCTTCCCCAAGCAGCTCCTCAAGCGCATCCCCGAGAACATCCTGGCTGAGTTCTACCCCCGCGAGGCCAAGGTGCCCGAGCAGGGCACGGCcctgtga
- the ATP6V1B1 gene encoding V-type proton ATPase subunit B, kidney isoform isoform X1, translated as MAATKVTAAATELAAAREHGLAVTRDFHSNPRLTYRTVCGVNGPLVVLDNVKFAQYAEIVNFTLPNGTTRSGQVLEVMGAKAIVQVFEGTSGIDAKATTCEFTGDILRTPVSEDMLGRVFNGSAKPIDSGPPVMAEDFLDINGQPINPHGRIYPEEMIQTGISPIDVMNSIARGQKIPIFSAAGLPHNEIAAQICRQAGLVKKSKDVVDFHEDNFAIVFAAMGVNMETARFFKSDFEQNGSMENVCLFLNLANDPTIERIITPRLALTTAEFLAYQCEKHVLVILTDMSSYAEALREVSAAREEVPGRRGFPGYMYTDLATIYERAGRVEGRNGSITQIPILTMPNDDITHPIPDLTGFITEGQIYVDRQLHNRQIYPPINVLPSLSRLMKSAIGEGMTRKDHGDVSNQLYACYAIGKDVQAMKAVVGEEALSADDLLYLEFLHKFEKHFISQGPYENRSIFESLDIGWQLLRIFPKQLLKRIPENILAEFYPREAKVPEQGTAL; from the exons CCTACAGGACAGTGTGCGGTGTCAACGGGCCCCTGGTGGTGCTGGACAACGTCAAG TTCGCCCAGTACGCCGAGATCGTGAACTTCACCCTGCCCAACGGCACCACCCGCAGCGGGCAGGTGCTGGAGGTGATGGGCGCCAAGGCCATCGTGCAG GTGTTTGAGGGCACATCGGGCATCGATGCCAAGGCCACAACGTGCGAGTTCACGGGGGACATCCTGCGCACGCCGGTGTCCGAGGACATGCTGG gccGGGTGTTCAACGGCTCCGCCAAACCCATCGACAGCGGCCCCCCGGTGATGGCCGAGGACTTCCTGGACATCAACG GCCAGCCCATCAACCCCCACGGGCGGATCTATCCTGAGGAGATGATCCAGACCGGGATCTCTCCCATCGACGTCATGAACAGCATCGCCCGCGGACAGAAAATTCCCATCTTCTCCGCTGCCGGGCTGCCCCACAACGAG ATTGCAGCACAGATCTGCCGCCAGGCCGGGCTGGTGAAGAAATCTAAGGATGTGGTGGATTTCCATGAGGACAACTTTGCCATCGTCTTTGCAGCCATGGGG GTGAACATGGAGACCGCGCGGTTCTTCAAGTCGGACTTCGAGCAGAACGGCTCCATGGAGAATGTCTGCCTCTTCCTCAACCTGGCCAACGACCCCAC GATTGAGAGGATCATCACGCCGCGGCTGGCACTGACCACGGCCGAGTTCCTGGCGTACCAGTGTGAGAAGCACGTGCTGGTCATCCTGACCGACATGAGCTCCTACGCTGAGGCCCTCAGAGAG GTgtcagcagccagggaggaggtcCCGGGCCGCCGTGGCTTCCCTGGCTACATGTACACGGACCTGGCCACCATCTACGAGCGCGCTGGGCGCGTGGAGGGCAGGAACGGCTCCATCACCCAGATCCCCATCCTCACCATGCCCAATGATG ACATCACCCACCCCATCCCTGACCTGACTGGCTTCATCACCGAGGGCCAGATCTACGTCGACCGGCAGCTCCACAACCGCCAG ATTTACCCCCCCATCAACGTTCTGCCGTCCCTGTCCCGGCTGATGAAATCGGCCATCGGAGAGGGAATGACCAGGAAGGACCACGGGGACGTGTCCAACCAGCTG TATGCCTGCTATGCCATCGGGAAGGACGTGCAGGCCATGAAGGCCGTGGTGGGTGAGGAGGCCCTGTCCGCCGACGACCTCCTGTACCTGGAGTTTCTGCACAAGTTCGAGAAGCACTTCATCTCCCAGG GTCCCTATGAGAACCGGAGCATTTTCGAGTCGCTGGACATCGGCTGGCAGCTCCTGCGCATCTTCCCCAAGCAGCTCCTCAAGCGCATCCCCGAGAACATCCTGGCTGAGTTCTACCCCCGCGAGGCCAAGGTGCCCGAGCAGGGCACGGCcctgtga
- the LOC131557278 gene encoding shootin-1-like, translating to MAWIGDGVRGHLTVLARVPAAIMESGSSEEEEEEEAALGQHSPLDPVPDDTETRLAQLEQASQALLAELAALDTEVELEQQSRQRAQAFSAQENARLEKISLARSPKGTLEVAPEEVTTTGVALEEPPTPAQLPAPQEDLSQLLEQHRDLQAQLQHLHTQLELEREEQQRLRAALAASQRALRSFKRVSQIVTRDYCQALEQLELEQDLRCHAEAFAHQMLVQQKEAKRQSSILLRSVAPDSQILEAFQELEKLSRELEETRQERRQQEEELEQEREELQRAREALEEEREEKRELRERLEGLEKEVGSLREQLAQQPPPQSHPEVPPPPPLPPPTATTIPADPLAALRQRKVRKNPEQSDSGTEDIHARAVQEMLERIRTGIVLRPARARPPPCQVTTGTTGWQAWRSQGLCGQQEEERSAGAAGDPGGQR from the exons ATGGCCTGGATTGGGGACGGAGTCAGGGGACACCTCACGG TCCTGGCTCGGGTCCCTGCAGCCATCATGGAGTCCGGGAgcagcgaggaggaggaggaggaagaggcagcTCTTGGACAG CACTCGCCCCTGGATCCAGTGCCAGATGACACCGAGACTCGGCTGGCCCAGCTGGAGCAAG CGTCGCAGGCACTGCTGGCCGAGCTGGCGGCACTGGACACCgaggtggagctggagcagcagagccgaCAGCGAGCCCAGGCCTTCagtgcccag GAGAACGCGCGGCTGGAGAAGATCAGCCTGGCCAGGAGCCCCAAAGGGACCCTTGAGGTGGCCCCAGAGGAGGTGACAACCACAGGGGTGGCCCTGGAGGAGCCAcccacccctgcccagctcccag CTCCACAGGAAgatctctcccagctcctggaacaGCACCGGGACCTCCAGGcgcagctgcagcacctgcacaCCCAG ctggagctggagcggGAGGAGCAGCAGCGCCTGCGGGCAGCCCTGGCCGCCAGCCAGAGGGCACTGAGGTCCTTCAAGAGAG tgtcccAGATTGTCACCCGGGATTACTGCcaggccctggagcagctggagctggagcaggaccTGCGCTGCCACGCCGAGGCCTTTGCCCACCAG ATGCTGGTCCAGCAGAAGGAGGCGAAGCGCCAGAGTTCCATCCTGCTGAGGAGCGTCGCGCCTGATTCCCAAATCCTGGAAGCGTTCCAGGAACTTGAAAAACTCAGCCGGGAGCTGGAGGAGACGCGGCAGGAACGGCGCCAGCAG gaggaggagctggagcaggagcgggaggagctgcagcggGCGCGGGAAGCGCTggaggaggagcgggaggaGAAACGGGAGCTGAGGGAGAggctggaagggctggagaaGGAAG TGGGATCCCTCcgggagcagctggcacagcagccgccaccccagagccaccccgAGGTGCCACCACCGCCACCGCTGCCACCGCCCACTGCCACCACCATCCCCGCCGA ccccctggctgccctcaggCAGAGGAAGGTGCGGAAAAACCCGGAGCAAA gTGACTCGGGGACCGAGGACATCCATGCCCGGGCtgtgcaggagatgctggagcGGATCCGCACCGGGATCGTCCTGAGGCCGGCCAGGGCCAGGCCACCCCCGTGCCAGGTGACAACAGGGACAACGGGCTGGCAGGCCTGGCGTTCCCAGG GACTCTGTGGCCAGCAAGAGGAGGAGCGCAGcgctggagctgcaggggatCCTGGTGGGCAGCGCTga